ATGAAAGAGATGAAAATCAAAATAAAAAGTATGAAAAAAGACGAAGAAAAAGGCTGTGTCACATGTACCTTGAACATTCCAAAAGTGATACAAGGCCTTGAAGTTGTATCAAGTATATCAAAATGTGAAAGTATAAAAAAAGTACATATTCTTTAAGAAAACCATCTTGAAAAAAGGTGTTTTTTTTATTGTAAAAAATGTATAAAGTCGTATAAGTGTACACATAATATCCGAAAAAAAACATAAAAATATTATTTTAGTTCACTTTTTGATAAAAAAAGATTGACAATTGCTCAGAAAAGATGTATCTTTATTATATAATAAAAAATAAACATGGCTAGTGAATGGAGAAGCTGAAAAATAGTCCTTAGTCTTAGATAGGATTACTTTTCAGATTTTTTGTTGCTGGGGAAATGTTTATTGGTGCAACATAATAAAATTTAGAGTTGGAGGAGAAATATGAAAAAAGCAATCAAAAGTGTATTACTTTCAATTACTATGTTATTTCTTTTTGTCGCTTGTGGTGGTAATAAAGCGGCTGAGAATAAAAGAGTTATTAAAGTAAGTATGAAGTTTGTTGATGATGAACAGACAGCAAAATCATTCAAAAAAGTTGTTGATAAGATCAATGAAAGAAGTAAAGGAACATTGGAATTACAATTATTTACAAGTGGAACTTTACCAATTGGGAAAGATAGTATGGAACAAGTTGCTAATGGATCAGACTGGATTTCAGTTGATGGAGTTAACTTCTTAGGAGACTATGTACCTGATTACAATGCAGTTACAGGGCCATTATTATATCAAAGTTTTGAAGAATACTTAAGAATGGTAAGAACACCATTAGTACTAAATCTAAATAAAGCTGCTGAAGAAAAAGGTATCAAAGTTTTATCACTAGATTGGGTTTTCGGATTTAGAAGCATGATGACAAATAAAGTTATCACTACTCCTGCTGACATGGAAGGATTAAATATAAGAGTTCCAACCAGTCAACTTTATACATATACAATAAAAGCATTAGGTGGAAACCCTGTTGCAATGCCTTATCCTGATACTTATGCTGCAATTCAACAAGGTGTAATTGACGGTGTTGAAGGATCAATAATGACATATTATGGAACTAAACAATATGAAAATGTAAAAGAATACTCATTAACTAGACATTTATTAGGTGTATCTGCAGTATGTATTTCAAAGAAAACTTGGGATAGTTTAACTGATGAACAAAGACAAATAATTCAAGAAGAAGTTGATGCTGGAGCAGAAGATAACTTACAAGCTACTAACATTCTTGAAAAAGAATATGCAGATAAATTAAAAGAACATGGAGTACACTTCAATGAAGTAGATGCTGAAGCATTCACTAAGGCTGCAGCTCCTGTATTTGAGGAATTCCCTCAATGGACTCCAGGAATCCATGGAAAAATTATAGAAGAACTTACTAAAATCAGACAAGATATTAAAGAAGGAAAATAATTTAGGGTATAATTGTTTATAAATGGATAGGGGATGAATATTCATCCCCTATTATAGAATACTAAGCAGAAAGGGCTATTTAAGTAGCAAGGTGATCTGATGAAAAAATTTTTTAAAGACTTTGAATTATACATTGGTAGTGTATTTATAAGTATAACTATACTAGTTGTTATAATGAATGTATTTACGAGATATGCATTAAAATTTACTTATTTCTGGGCAGAAGAAGTTGCAGTAGGATGCTTCGTTTGGACAGTATTTTTAGGAACAGCAGCAGCTTATCGTAAGAATGCACTTATTGGAGTTGAAGCAATTGTGGTTTTATTACCACCTAAGATTAGAAAATTTGTACAGTTTATAGTATATATTTTAATGACTTTAATAAGCGGACTTATGTTTTATTTTGGATTTGAATATGTATCATCATCATCTAAAATAACAGCTGCACTTGAGATATCTTATGCGTATATAAACTCAGCTATTGTAATTTCATTTGGACTGATGACTATATATTCAATAATGTATTTAGTGAAAAGTTTCAAGGGTTTATTTTTAGCTGCAAAAGACGAGAAATAGGAATTAGGAGGAATTAGAATGCATCCATTAACACCCGTGGCTATTCTATTTGTGCTATTTTTCTTGGATATTCCAATAGGATTTGCATTGATAGGATCAGCATTGTACTATTTTATATTTATAAATACAACTATGGCTATGAATATGGTTATTCAACAATTTGTAACATCAATTGAATCATTTCCATATTTAGCAGTTCCATTTTTTATAATGGTAGGTTCAGTAATGAACTATTCTGGTATCAGTGAAGAACTGATGAATATGGCGGAAGTATTGGCAGGACACATGAAAGGTGGACTTGCTCAAGTAAACTGTCTTTTAAGTGCTATGATGGGAGGAATTTCAGGATCTGCAAATGCTGACGCAGCTATGGAATCTAAAATATTAGTTCCACAAATGGTTAAAAAAGGGTTTTCACCTGAATTCTCAGCAGCAGTTACAGCGGCTTCATCGGCTGTAAGTCCAGTAATTCCACCAGGAACTAACTTAATTTTATATGCTTTAATAGCTAATGTGCCAGTTGGAGATATGTTTTTAGCAGGTTATACACCAGGGATTTTAATGACTTTAGCTCTTATGATAACAGTTAATATAATCTCAAAAAGAAGGGGTTATAAACCTTCAAGAGAAAGAATAGCAACTCCTAAAGAGATTGGATCTCAAGCTTTAAAATCAATTTGGGCACTTGCAATACCATTTGGTATCATTTTAGGAATGCGTATGGGAATGTTTACTCCTACTGAAGCAGGAGGAGTAGCAGTACTATTCTGTTTCCTAGTTGGATTTTTTGTTTATAAAAAACTTAAGTTACATCACATACCTATTATTTTGAAAGAAACAGTTCAAAGTACTGGTTCAGTTATTATTATCATTGCAGCTGCAAAGGTATTTGGATACTACATGACTTTAGAAAGAATACCTCAAATGATAACTCAGGGACTTATGGATTTTACAAGCAACAAATTTGTACTTTTAATGGTGATAAATATCTTATTGCTTTTCGTAGGAATGTTTATAGAAGGAGGAGCAGCACTTGTTATTCTTGCACCGTTATTGGTTCCAGCTGTTAAAGCTTTAGGTGTAGATCCATTACACTTTGGAGTAATTTTTATAGTTAATATTATGATTGGTGGATTAACACCTCCATTTGGTTCTATGATGTTTACTGTTTGTTCAATAGTACGTGTAAAACTGGAAGATTTTATAAGGGAAGTATGGCCATTTATCGTGGCATTACTTATGGTTTTACTAGTTGTAACTTATTCAGAAAGTATAGCTTTATTTATACCAAATCTATTTAAATAAAAAATTAAGGATGACATGACGTCATCCTTTTTTATATCTATTATAAAAGAGTATCAATAAGAGTTTCACCAATAACTTTTATTCCATTTTCACTAAGAAGTTTAGCTGTGATTCCCTGTCCATCAACAAGAGTTTTAGAAAAAGTACCATCGTAGACTTTATTATAACCACAAGAAGGACTTTTTTCTTTTAGTATAGCTAATTTACAATTATATAACTTAGCAATTTTTAATGCTTCTGCTGCACCTTTTTCATACTCTCTTGTAACATCTGTTCCAACTTTTGAAATAACACGATTACCTTTTATTTCAGAAGGAAAACGTGGTGTAGCAAGACCACCAAGCTGCTCTGGACAAACAGGAATAAGGGTGTGTGTTTTTAAGAGTTCTAATATTTTATCATTGGGTTTTGATTTTCCATCATATCTACAAGCTGTTCCCAATAAACATGCACTTACTAAAATATTCATTGAACATCACCTGTGAAAGACACTAGGACTTTTACTTTAAATGATTCAGGAATCTTTTTTATTCTTTTAACATTGTAGTCATAGCAGACTAAAAGGGTAGATCCGTTAATTACCTTAAAATTATCTGAATTATATATCTCATACTCTACAGTAAAGCTACTTTTAGACAGTCTTATATTTGTAATAGCAATTGTAATATCATCATCAAGAAAAAGTTGTTTATTATATTCAACATAGGCATTTTTTTGAATAACTCCTATGCCGTCACCAAGATCTAATTCACTTAGACCAAGAGACTCAAAATATTTAATTCTTCCATGTTGAAAAAAAAGAAGAGCTCTTTCATTTCCAACGTGACCTCCATAGTTGATATCTTCTTTTTGTATTTTATAATCAGTTTTAAACATATGTTCCTCCTTTTGCAAACTAAGGTAGATTTTTTTCGTTGATTTCATTATAATATGAAAAAAGGAAAAAATAAAGGGAGTGATCTTCTTTGAAAATACGATATGGTGAAGATAAAGATTTTGAAAAAGCAAAAAAAATATGGCTTGAATGTTTTACAGATTCTCAAGAAGAGGTGGATTTTTATTTTTCAACTCTTTATGACAAGAATAACTATCTTTTATTAGAGGAACAAAATGATATTTTAGCATCACTTCATGAAAATAAATTTAATCTTATTATAAATGGAGAAGAGGTTCCATCTTTTTATATAGTAGGAGTTGCAGTATCTCCACAATTTAGAAATAAAGGGTATATGAAAGAAATAATTAAAAGTTCTTTACAAGGGGCAAAGGAGAAGGGGTATGAATTTGTATATCTCTGTCCTATCAACTCAAAATTATATAGAAGATATGGATTTGATTATATATTAGATATTGAAAAATATAAATTTGATATGAATGAACTCCCAAGTGGTGGCATTGATAAAAATATAGTTATAAAAAAATTAGAAGTTCACTTGATAGATGAGTATATTTGTGATTTAATGGATATATATAGAGAAAAAATGAAAGATTTTCTTCTAAGTGTAAAAAGAGATGAAAAGACTTTTAAAAATTTATTGCAAGAAGTAATTAGTGATAATGGAGAGATTTATATTTTTTATAGAGATGATATGCCAATTGGATATACTATTTTCTATAAAGATGAAAAAATCCACATAAGAGAAATTTTTGGTAAGGATAAGAACTCTATAATAAATATTCTTAGATTTATTAAAACTTTTAGAGAGTATTATCCACAGGTTGAGATAAATACACCAGAGAGAGAACATTTGAATTTTTATCTGGATAATCAGGAACAGATTGAGAATGAAATTACATCTTTTATAATGGGAAGAATCATAGATCCAATTAAACTGTTTAAAAGAGTGATAGATAGTAAAATTAATTTGAGATTAAAAATAAATGATGAAATTATTGATAAAAATAATGGAGTCTATATTTTTGATGGAAAGGGAAATATCACTTTTAAAAAAGCTGAACAATGGGATATGAGTATTGATATAGGAAGCCTTGCACAACTTCTTTTTGGATATTGCACTTTGGAAGAACTTATATTTAGAGAAAAGGTTATTTTTTCAAATGAAGAGATAATTAATACTTTAAAAAATAAAAATATATTTGCTCTTTCAAAAAATTATATTCAGGATTATCAGTAGTTATATTTCTTATTATTCAATAATAGAGAGAATAAAGAAAAATAAAAAAGAAATTTTAATTAAAATTGACTTTTGGCACGTTTTAGCTATTTATTTATTTAATTCTATGTAGTATACTAATAGTAGGGAAGCTTGAATATAAAGGAGGAGGGTAATTATGGTCAATCAATATAATAAGGATGGTAAGAAAGAAGGTCTTTGGGTAAAGAATTACGACAATGGAGTGGTGCAAGAAGAGAAAAGATATGTTAACGGTATAAGAGAAGGAGAATACAGATCTTATTATTTAAATGGACAGCTTGAAACAAAGAAAAATTACAAAAACGGAAACATAGATGGTGTTTATGAAACTTACTATATTGATGGCAAATTGAGCTCAGTAAGACATTTGGAAAATGGTGAAAATAAAGGACTAGCAAAGGAATTCTATCCAAACGGTGTTTTAAAGAGAAAAGCAATATATGAAGGAATGTCAACAACAAGTGAAAATATAAAATATTACCCAAATGGACAGGTAAAAGTTGAAGTTAACCTAAAAGATGGATTTATGTTTGGTCCTTATAGAGAATATTATTCAAATGGAGCTCTATACATCGAATGTAACTATGGAGAAAATGGAAAATTAGAAGGTAAATATAAAGAGTATGACCCAGCTGGAAAATTAATTAAAGAAGCAGTTTATGTTAATGGGAAGTGCTAGTTAGAGCAGAAATAAAAATACAAAGGGTAATTCCTCAAGTTGAGTGGATTACCCTTTTACTTTCTTTTCTCAGCATATTAGTAAAATAAAATAGCTTTATTTTAGCAATATTTTGAGAAAAAGGCAGGTAGTTATGGAAAATATTTTACTGGAAAGTTTAAAAACAAGTGCTATTGATGAAACTTTAGATTCAAATCAAAGTTATCAGCATAGACTTTTATCAAATAGAGAAGAAAAAATAATTACAACATTTAGAAGAGAACTGGAAAATTGTGATGAATTTATTATATCAGTTGCTTTTATAACAGAGGGAGGCTTAACTTTAATCCTGGAAGAATTAAGAGAGTTGGAGAAAAAAAGGATAAGAGGGAGAGTCCTTACAGGAGATTATCTTAATTTTACTCAGCCTAAAGCTCTGAAAAAACTTCTTGAATTTACTAATATTGACTTACGTATCCTATCAAATGAAAAATTTCATGCCAAAGGATATTTTTTTAGGAAAAGGGAAATGTGGACAATATTTATTGGTAGTTCAAATCTTACTCAGACAGCTCTTACAGTTAACTTTGAATGGAATTTGAAAATTAATTCCCTTTCAGATGGGAAGATTGCCAAAAGTGTTATTGGAGAATTTGAAAAGTCATTTTACCAACTTCCGAAAGTAGATAAAGAGCTTTTAGATGATTATGAAAAACTCTATAACATCAATAAAATGCAAATAAAAAACTGGAATATGAGCAGAAATAAAAAAGAGAAAGTTCCAGTACCGAATATCATGCAGGTAAATGCTTTGGAAAATCTAAAAAAAGTGAGAGGGACAGAGAACAAAGCTCTACTTATAAGTGCTACTGGTACAGGTAAAACCTATCTTAGTGCTTTTGATGTGAAAGAGGTAAATCCTAAAAGAGTTCTTTTTATAGCTCACAGGAAAACAATTCTTTTAAAAGCTATGGAAACATATAAAAATGTAATGCCAGATGGCAACATATCTTTATATGAAGAAAATCCTGATGCTCAATATGTATTTGCAATGGTTCAGACTTTAAGCAGAGAAAGTCATTTAAATTATTATAAGGAAGGTGCTTTTGACTATATAATTGTAGATGAAGTACATCACGGAGGTGCTCCGTCATATCAAAAAATTATAAATTACTTTAAACCAAAATTTCTTTTGGGAATGACTGCTACTCCAGAAAGAAGTGATAATTTTAATATCTATGAACTTTTTGACTATAATATAGCTTATGAGATAAGACTTTATGATGCTTTAAGGGAGAATCTTCTAGTTCCTTTTCATTATTTTGGCATATCAGATATAGTTGTAGATGGAGAGACAATAAATGATAAGACGTCAATAAATAAACTTACTGCAGAAGAGAGAGTAAATAATATAATTGAAAAAAGCAGATTTTATGGCTATAGTGGAGATATCTTACATGGATTGATTTTTGTATCCCGTATAGAAGAAGCTAAAATTTTAGCTCAGAAAATGACCGAAAAAGGGGTAAAAGCAATTGCTCTAGTTGGAGAACATAGTGATTTTTATAGAGAACAGGTAATAAAATGGTTAGAAGATGGAGAGATAAATTATATAATTACTGTAGATATCTTCAATGAAGGTGTAGATATACCGTGTGTCAATCAGATTATCCTTCTTAGACCTACTCAATCTTCAATTGTGTATATTCAACAGTTAGGAAGAGGGTTGAGAAAATATCCTGAAAAAGAGTATGTAGTGGTTTTGGACTTTATAGGTAACTATGAGAAAAACTTTCTTATTCCAGTTGCTGTATCACAAAATAGTAGTTATGATAAAGATTATTTAAAGAGATTTATAATGAATGGAACAGATATGATTCCAGGGGAAAGTTCTATATCTTTTGAAGAGATTGCTAAGGAGAAGATATTTGAAAATATAAATAAAACCAATTTTTCAACTAAGAAAAATATTGAAGCTGACTTTAATCTTCTTGAAAAACAGTTAGGTAGAACTCCAATGCTATATGACTTTTTTCAAAGAAATATGATTGATCCAAGCGTTATATTAAAATATAAAAAAACTTATGATGAAGTATTGAGAATTATGAGACCTAAAGAAAAGTTTGGAAATATAAATAAAGTTGAGAATAATTACCTGAGATTTTTGTCAGGATTTTTTACTCCTGCTAAAAGAGTTCATGAGATAGAAGCTATTCTTTATATGATCCAATATGGAAAGCTTTATCCTGATGAATTTAATAGATATATAGAGGAAAAATATAAGCTTATAAATCAGAAGGAAAGTAGTTACAATAGTTTAAAGCATCTATCTAAGGAGATATTTGTGAGCCTTTCTACTGTGAAAGAGTATCTTCCTATTTTTGTGAGATATGAAGATTATTTTGTCTTTTCAGAAGATTTTATGCAAAGTTACAAAACTAATAGCTATTTCAAATCTCATATAGATGATCTTTTAAAATATAATCTTGCCTATGCTTTAAAAAATTATAGACAGCAAGGTATAG
The sequence above is a segment of the Fusobacterium sp. DD2 genome. Coding sequences within it:
- a CDS encoding C4-dicarboxylate TRAP transporter substrate-binding protein, translated to MKKAIKSVLLSITMLFLFVACGGNKAAENKRVIKVSMKFVDDEQTAKSFKKVVDKINERSKGTLELQLFTSGTLPIGKDSMEQVANGSDWISVDGVNFLGDYVPDYNAVTGPLLYQSFEEYLRMVRTPLVLNLNKAAEEKGIKVLSLDWVFGFRSMMTNKVITTPADMEGLNIRVPTSQLYTYTIKALGGNPVAMPYPDTYAAIQQGVIDGVEGSIMTYYGTKQYENVKEYSLTRHLLGVSAVCISKKTWDSLTDEQRQIIQEEVDAGAEDNLQATNILEKEYADKLKEHGVHFNEVDAEAFTKAAAPVFEEFPQWTPGIHGKIIEELTKIRQDIKEGK
- a CDS encoding TRAP transporter small permease, with protein sequence MKKFFKDFELYIGSVFISITILVVIMNVFTRYALKFTYFWAEEVAVGCFVWTVFLGTAAAYRKNALIGVEAIVVLLPPKIRKFVQFIVYILMTLISGLMFYFGFEYVSSSSKITAALEISYAYINSAIVISFGLMTIYSIMYLVKSFKGLFLAAKDEK
- a CDS encoding TRAP transporter large permease, giving the protein MHPLTPVAILFVLFFLDIPIGFALIGSALYYFIFINTTMAMNMVIQQFVTSIESFPYLAVPFFIMVGSVMNYSGISEELMNMAEVLAGHMKGGLAQVNCLLSAMMGGISGSANADAAMESKILVPQMVKKGFSPEFSAAVTAASSAVSPVIPPGTNLILYALIANVPVGDMFLAGYTPGILMTLALMITVNIISKRRGYKPSRERIATPKEIGSQALKSIWALAIPFGIILGMRMGMFTPTEAGGVAVLFCFLVGFFVYKKLKLHHIPIILKETVQSTGSVIIIIAAAKVFGYYMTLERIPQMITQGLMDFTSNKFVLLMVINILLLFVGMFIEGGAALVILAPLLVPAVKALGVDPLHFGVIFIVNIMIGGLTPPFGSMMFTVCSIVRVKLEDFIREVWPFIVALLMVLLVVTYSESIALFIPNLFK
- a CDS encoding DUF523 domain-containing protein, which codes for MNILVSACLLGTACRYDGKSKPNDKILELLKTHTLIPVCPEQLGGLATPRFPSEIKGNRVISKVGTDVTREYEKGAAEALKIAKLYNCKLAILKEKSPSCGYNKVYDGTFSKTLVDGQGITAKLLSENGIKVIGETLIDTLL
- a CDS encoding thioesterase family protein yields the protein MFKTDYKIQKEDINYGGHVGNERALLFFQHGRIKYFESLGLSELDLGDGIGVIQKNAYVEYNKQLFLDDDITIAITNIRLSKSSFTVEYEIYNSDNFKVINGSTLLVCYDYNVKRIKKIPESFKVKVLVSFTGDVQ
- a CDS encoding GNAT family N-acetyltransferase — translated: MKIRYGEDKDFEKAKKIWLECFTDSQEEVDFYFSTLYDKNNYLLLEEQNDILASLHENKFNLIINGEEVPSFYIVGVAVSPQFRNKGYMKEIIKSSLQGAKEKGYEFVYLCPINSKLYRRYGFDYILDIEKYKFDMNELPSGGIDKNIVIKKLEVHLIDEYICDLMDIYREKMKDFLLSVKRDEKTFKNLLQEVISDNGEIYIFYRDDMPIGYTIFYKDEKIHIREIFGKDKNSIINILRFIKTFREYYPQVEINTPEREHLNFYLDNQEQIENEITSFIMGRIIDPIKLFKRVIDSKINLRLKINDEIIDKNNGVYIFDGKGNITFKKAEQWDMSIDIGSLAQLLFGYCTLEELIFREKVIFSNEEIINTLKNKNIFALSKNYIQDYQ
- a CDS encoding toxin-antitoxin system YwqK family antitoxin, which gives rise to MVNQYNKDGKKEGLWVKNYDNGVVQEEKRYVNGIREGEYRSYYLNGQLETKKNYKNGNIDGVYETYYIDGKLSSVRHLENGENKGLAKEFYPNGVLKRKAIYEGMSTTSENIKYYPNGQVKVEVNLKDGFMFGPYREYYSNGALYIECNYGENGKLEGKYKEYDPAGKLIKEAVYVNGKC
- a CDS encoding DUF3427 domain-containing protein, with translation MENILLESLKTSAIDETLDSNQSYQHRLLSNREEKIITTFRRELENCDEFIISVAFITEGGLTLILEELRELEKKRIRGRVLTGDYLNFTQPKALKKLLEFTNIDLRILSNEKFHAKGYFFRKREMWTIFIGSSNLTQTALTVNFEWNLKINSLSDGKIAKSVIGEFEKSFYQLPKVDKELLDDYEKLYNINKMQIKNWNMSRNKKEKVPVPNIMQVNALENLKKVRGTENKALLISATGTGKTYLSAFDVKEVNPKRVLFIAHRKTILLKAMETYKNVMPDGNISLYEENPDAQYVFAMVQTLSRESHLNYYKEGAFDYIIVDEVHHGGAPSYQKIINYFKPKFLLGMTATPERSDNFNIYELFDYNIAYEIRLYDALRENLLVPFHYFGISDIVVDGETINDKTSINKLTAEERVNNIIEKSRFYGYSGDILHGLIFVSRIEEAKILAQKMTEKGVKAIALVGEHSDFYREQVIKWLEDGEINYIITVDIFNEGVDIPCVNQIILLRPTQSSIVYIQQLGRGLRKYPEKEYVVVLDFIGNYEKNFLIPVAVSQNSSYDKDYLKRFIMNGTDMIPGESSISFEEIAKEKIFENINKTNFSTKKNIEADFNLLEKQLGRTPMLYDFFQRNMIDPSVILKYKKTYDEVLRIMRPKEKFGNINKVENNYLRFLSGFFTPAKRVHEIEAILYMIQYGKLYPDEFNRYIEEKYKLINQKESSYNSLKHLSKEIFVSLSTVKEYLPIFVRYEDYFVFSEDFMQSYKTNSYFKSHIDDLLKYNLAYALKNYRQQGIESILKYKEYSKQESFWYLNLDFNNGYQVSGYTVFESERKVVLFVTLDDEPPFTLYDNKFFDNQRFTWYSKERRCLSRNGELTIEGKIAENYYTLEAFIKKKSGENFYYLGQVEKVLNPKEITNYKGNQVVEYELKLKSEIDSTLFEYLMRNI